The genomic window GTCGCGGCCTTCTCATCGGTACAGATCTCGGCGTAAGCCATCCGAGAGTGATCGTCGATCACGGTGTGTACGAACGCGATTCCGATCTTCGGGCGGTAATTCGTCGAGATGCCACCGCGTTCCCCGGTGCGGTGGCCGGTGGCGATGGCGTTGCGTTTGCTTTGTTCTCGACTCAGGAATCTGTGACCGCCACCGTCGGGGATGTTGGCGAACTTGGTGACGTCGACGTGGATCAACGCGCCGGGATGGGGATGTTCGTAGCGGCGCAGCGGTTCGCCGGTGACGCGGTCGATGTGGGATAGCCGGTTGATGCGGCACCGGGTCAGTACCGCGTGCACAGTGGAGGCCGGCACCCCCAAGCGCCCGCCGATCTGCACCGGCCCGAGCCGCTTGCGCCATCGCAGATCCACGATCCGGCGCATCAGCGCCGGTGCGGTCCTGGTGGGGCTGACGTGCGGACGTGAGCTGCGGTCGGCCATCCCGGCGGGCCCCTCGGCGCGGAACCGATCGGCCCACTTCTTGGCGGTTCGCGGGGCGACCATGAACATCTTCGCCGCCGCCGCGTAGGTCCAACCGGACTCGACGACGAGTCTGGCGAGCCTCAATCGAGCGCGCGGGGTCAGTGCAGCGTTAGCGTGGGACACGAAGGCCTCCTGGTTGATGAAGCGGTTCCTAGACAGCTCCACTTCACAACCGGAGGCCTTCCCTGTCACACAGACTCACCGATAACGGGAGAAACAACCTCCCTGGACATCACAGCTAGCCGCGGACTAGCGGGGGTTGTTGTCGCCGCGGCCTAACCGTCGCAGGAAGTCTGGGTCGTCATCGGGTCCGATGACGCGACTCTTCGCGCGATGTGACTGTGACCGCGCAGCGCGCCAGCCGATGTAGACGAGCGTCCCCAGAACCAGGACGATCAGCAGGTAGACCATCAACACCTCCTCCGACGAATATACGCGCGCCGTAGGCTCGACCTGTGTCAGAAGGGCCGAGCGACAACAGCACTGAGGATCAGGCCAGCCGCGGCAATCGGGCGCTGCTCGACGTGGGGTGGTATGCGGCCGCGCGGTTGCTGTTGGCGGCCGCGCTCACCGGGGCGATCTACCTGGCGGCGCGGCTGCTCGGGGTCAGCCAATTCCCGCTCGGCATCGCGGCCCTGTTCGGGCTGATCATCGCGATGCCCCTGGGGATCTGGCTGTTCGGCCCGCTGCGGCGCCGTGCCACGGCCAGCCTCGCCGTCGTCGGCGAACGCCGCCGCGCCGAGCGCGAACAACTGCAGGCCCGGCTGCGCGGCGAGACACCGCCGGACGACGAACCCGAAGCCGAACCCGACGAGCCGTCGCGCGCTTAGCCGTTCGGCATCCGCACGACCTGAGCGGCGTA from Mycobacterium shigaense includes these protein-coding regions:
- a CDS encoding DUF4229 domain-containing protein is translated as MSEGPSDNSTEDQASRGNRALLDVGWYAAARLLLAAALTGAIYLAARLLGVSQFPLGIAALFGLIIAMPLGIWLFGPLRRRATASLAVVGERRRAEREQLQARLRGETPPDDEPEAEPDEPSRA
- a CDS encoding IS481 family transposase, encoding MSHANAALTPRARLRLARLVVESGWTYAAAAKMFMVAPRTAKKWADRFRAEGPAGMADRSSRPHVSPTRTAPALMRRIVDLRWRKRLGPVQIGGRLGVPASTVHAVLTRCRINRLSHIDRVTGEPLRRYEHPHPGALIHVDVTKFANIPDGGGHRFLSREQSKRNAIATGHRTGERGGISTNYRPKIGIAFVHTVIDDHSRMAYAEICTDEKAATAVAVLQRAVAWFAECGVVVERVLSDNGSAYRSFAWRDACAELRVTPKRTRPYRPQTNGKIERFHRTMADGWAYARHYQSTKERDTALAGWLHFYNFHRAHSAIAGKPPVTRLTNLPGHHN